The sequence CAAGAATTGTTTCTTTATTAACACCATTTACTTATAACAAGATGCATTTATTAGATTATAGTAGTCGTTCTGCATTTAGTGATATTTATTCATATAATGGAGATGGCAAAGTTCATGATGATGCTCTTGATGCATTATCAGCTGCATATTTAATTATGTCTTTAAATTATCGTGATAGAAGTCAACATTTTACTAAATTTACTTTCATTTAGCTTATAAATTATTGTATAATAATTACATAAGGAGATTCTTTATGGAGTATATGCAAATGGAGCCTGTAATTACTAGGCAGATGGTATTAAATGAGCTTGTAAAAGCTGGTATTAAGAGAGATATTGCGGACGATTTATCTTATAGATACTATAAAAATGAACTTACTACTAAAGATCTTCAGTATTTAAAAGAAAACTTTGACATCAAATTAAAACATTTAGAAGAAAAAATTTTTGACACGAAAGAAGAACTTATTAATAGAATGGATAGTAAGTTCACTGAACTTGATAATAAGATAAATACTGTTGAAAATAACTTAAAATCAGAGATTTCTCTTGTAAGAAAAGATATGGAACTGAATAAAATAGAACTTGATACTAAGATAGATAAATT is a genomic window of Borrelia hispanica CRI containing:
- the bdr gene encoding Bdr family repetitive protein; its protein translation is MYNNYIRRFFMEYMQMEPVITRQMVLNELVKAGIKRDIADDLSYRYYKNELTTKDLQYLKENFDIKLKHLEEKIFDTKEELINRMDSKFTELDNKINTVENNLKSEISLVRKDMELNKIELDTKIDKFASEVKGTFKLHAWMFGTIITINVGIFLALISMLYALFIK